DNA from Sulfurimonas gotlandica GD1:
TTGAAGATAAGCATACGAAATGATTTTTCTAACTCTTGGTTTTTATTGTGAAGCTCTTTATTTTTAGAAGCAAGTTCTTTATTCTGTATATCAAGCTGCATATTTAAATCTTCTACTACTTGAATATGAGATTCTACAAATTTATTGTTCGTAATTGCCTGTGCTACTTTGTATAAAACCTTTATCAATTTTAGATTTTCTATAGGTTTAGTCACATAACCATCTATGCCAAGGTCGAGTGCAGAAGAAAGAAATTCTACCTCGTTATGGGCGGTTATTATAACAATAAACTGCTCGTGATTCATTGCTCGTATCTTTTTACTCATAGCTATACCATTGAGTTTTGGCATATTAATGTCACTAATAATTAAATCATAAGGTTTAGCATTTTCTTTTTCATACGCTATATATTTATCAAATCCAGCTTGACCATCATATTCGGTATCTACTTTTTTAAAATAGTTTTCTAACAGTTCAGATGTATCTTCCATTAGAGATATGTCATTTTGCACATAAAGAACACTTAAGTCATGTGTAAGTTCTTTTAGTAGTTTTATATTTATCATTTTATTTCCATATACCTAGATTTACTCTAAAACAAACACCATCATAAACATTAAATACTTCTATACTGGCTCTCCTAAATATTCTTCTGCAACCTTGTACAAGTTACCCTCATCAATATTAAAAATGCTAAAAGCGTTACCAACAAATGAAGCACTTACGATAAATGTGCTTTATTATACCTACTTAGTGTTGCAAGTTTGTTGCAACACTAAGTAGGTATAATAAAGCACCCTTCATTGTAGTATGACACTAAAGTGACAATATTATATTAAAATAATAAACTAAAATAAAGCAGACGGAGGAGCTTTCATGTTCAAGTTACGCAGTAAAAAAGTATTAAATCTTATTCTATTTATTGGTTTTCTCCTAAGTATTATGTCGGGTTGGTATATATATCAGTACTATGACCAAGAAAAAAAACTTAATGCAGAACTAAAAAGTCATGAAGTACTTATCCTCATAAAAAACCGTATGGCAGCATATGAACAAGTTTTAAAAAGTGGTATTGGTTTATTTAAAGCTTCTCCAAATATATCTCGTAAACAATGGGCTATATTTGTAAATGAGCACAAACTAGATGAAAACTTCAAAGGGATACAAGGTTTTGGTTATTCAGAAGTCGTTTTGCCAGAAAATAAGACAAAGCATGAAGAACGCATAAAAAAAGAAGGCTTTAATAACTTCAAAATCCATCCAGCTGGGCAAAGAGAGTTATACACTTCAATCGTATATTTAGAGCCATTTGACGAACGTAATACTAGAGCTTTTGGATACGACATGTTCTCCGAAAAAGTTCGTAATAAAGCTATGTCAAAAGCAATAACAAGTGGGAATGCAACACTCTCAGGAAAAATCACACTCGTTCAAGAATTTGATACAGATATACAAGCTGGATTTTTGATGTACCTCCCCTTATATAAAAAGAATACCAAATTAGACACTCAAGAAGAGAGAATGTCAGCCATCAAAGGTTTTGTTTATGCACCATTTCGTGCAGATGACCTAATGCATGGTATTTTAGGAAGTGAGTTACATTCTATTGATTTTACGATTTATGATGGTAGTATAGTTACTAATGAAAACGTTCTATACAACTCAGGTACTAAGAATAAATCCAAAACACTATTTAAAAAAGTAGAGCTTCCTATAAATGGACATACTTGGACTATAGTATTTACAATTAAGGAATCATTAAAAGATAGTAGTATCTTTATAATTATGATTATTCCATTTTTTATTCTTATGCTAACGTACTTACTTTATATATTAATAAAATCATTCATTAGAACTCAAGAGGATGCTCAAAGTATTGCAGAGGTACTTAC
Protein-coding regions in this window:
- a CDS encoding response regulator → MINIKLLKELTHDLSVLYVQNDISLMEDTSELLENYFKKVDTEYDGQAGFDKYIAYEKENAKPYDLIISDINMPKLNGIAMSKKIRAMNHEQFIVIITAHNEVEFLSSALDLGIDGYVTKPIENLKLIKVLYKVAQAITNNKFVESHIQVVEDLNMQLDIQNKELASKNKELHNKNQELEKSFRMLIFKNKYNT
- a CDS encoding CHASE domain-containing protein — protein: MFKLRSKKVLNLILFIGFLLSIMSGWYIYQYYDQEKKLNAELKSHEVLILIKNRMAAYEQVLKSGIGLFKASPNISRKQWAIFVNEHKLDENFKGIQGFGYSEVVLPENKTKHEERIKKEGFNNFKIHPAGQRELYTSIVYLEPFDERNTRAFGYDMFSEKVRNKAMSKAITSGNATLSGKITLVQEFDTDIQAGFLMYLPLYKKNTKLDTQEERMSAIKGFVYAPFRADDLMHGILGSELHSIDFTIYDGSIVTNENVLYNSGTKNKSKTLFKKVELPINGHTWTIVFTIKESLKDSSIFIIMIIPFFILMLTYLLYILIKSFIRTQEDAQSIAEVLTKDLKLSQERLQFSLEGTGDGLWDWNLKTNEVFFSKSWKEMLGFEEDEIDSSLDEWKKRVHPKDLEQVYADLIAHTEGKSDNYKNEHRVICKDGSYKWILDRGMVVSYDTDGTPLRMVGSHSDISERKESQLRIEALSITDTLTQLYNRLKLDEIFSMKLATARRYNTAFSVIIIDIDYFKNVNDTWGHQAGDDVLKEFANILKNNARETDVIGRWGGEEFLILSSDTDLNGAVELSEKLREIISLFKFSFAEHKTASFGVSSHHVGVEVKE